From one Burkholderia latens genomic stretch:
- a CDS encoding Zn-dependent hydrolase: MRDDFAGAPRVDGARLWASLERMAQIGATPKGGVCRLALTDLDRESRDLFVQWARDAGCTIRIDRMGNVFARRAGRNPGAAPVMTGSHADSQPTGGRYDGIYGVLGGLEVVRALNDAGIETERPIDVVIWTNEEGSRFAPAMISAGVFSGVYPLEYGLSRTDAAGNTIGAELARIGYAGTEPVGGYPVHAAYELHIEQGAILERAGKTIGVVTAGQGQRWYEVTLTGVDAHAGTTPMEFRRDTLVGAARMIQFVDALGRRHAPHARATVGMIDARPNSRNTVPGSCFFTVEFRHPDDAVLDELDAALRAELARVADDAGLGAQIEQIFTYAPVPFAPRCIDAVRAAAQALGLSHMDIVSGAGHDACYIARVAPTGMIFVPCVGGLSHNEAEAITPEWSTAGADVLLRAVLQSAQEPGA, translated from the coding sequence ATGCGTGACGATTTCGCGGGCGCGCCGCGCGTCGACGGTGCACGCCTGTGGGCGTCGCTCGAGCGGATGGCGCAGATCGGCGCGACGCCGAAGGGCGGTGTCTGCCGTCTCGCGCTGACCGACCTCGACCGCGAGTCGCGCGACCTGTTCGTGCAATGGGCGCGCGATGCCGGCTGCACCATTCGTATCGACCGGATGGGCAACGTGTTCGCGCGCCGCGCGGGCCGCAATCCCGGCGCGGCGCCGGTGATGACCGGTTCGCACGCCGACTCGCAGCCGACCGGCGGCCGCTACGACGGCATCTACGGCGTGCTGGGCGGCCTCGAGGTGGTGCGCGCGCTGAACGATGCGGGCATCGAAACCGAGCGCCCGATCGACGTCGTGATCTGGACCAACGAGGAAGGCTCGCGCTTCGCGCCGGCGATGATCTCGGCCGGCGTGTTTTCCGGCGTGTATCCGCTGGAATACGGGCTGTCGCGCACCGATGCGGCGGGCAACACGATCGGGGCGGAACTCGCGCGGATCGGCTATGCGGGCACCGAGCCCGTCGGCGGCTATCCGGTTCATGCAGCATACGAGCTGCATATCGAACAGGGTGCGATTCTCGAGCGTGCAGGCAAGACGATCGGTGTCGTGACGGCCGGGCAGGGGCAGCGCTGGTACGAGGTGACGCTGACGGGCGTCGACGCGCACGCGGGCACGACGCCGATGGAATTCCGGCGCGACACGCTGGTCGGCGCCGCGCGAATGATCCAGTTCGTCGATGCGCTGGGTCGCCGTCATGCGCCGCATGCGCGCGCGACGGTCGGAATGATCGATGCGCGGCCGAATTCGCGCAACACGGTGCCGGGCAGTTGCTTCTTCACGGTCGAATTCCGCCATCCAGACGATGCGGTGCTCGACGAACTCGATGCGGCGCTGCGCGCGGAGCTGGCGCGCGTGGCGGACGACGCCGGTCTCGGCGCGCAGATCGAGCAGATCTTCACGTATGCACCGGTGCCGTTCGCGCCGCGCTGCATCGACGCAGTCCGCGCCGCCGCGCAGGCGCTCGGGCTGTCGCACATGGACATCGTGTCCGGCGCGGGCCACGACGCGTGCTACATCGCACGCGTCGCGCCGACCGGCATGATCTTCGTGCCGTGCGTCGGCGGGCTAAGCCACAACGAAGCCGAGGCGATCACGCCGGAGTGGTCGACGGCCGGCGCCGACGTGCTGCTGCGCGCGGTGCTGCAAAGCGCGCAGGAACCGGGCGCGTGA
- a CDS encoding ribbon-helix-helix protein, CopG family has translation MSRILIDLSNGQLDELAAIVETEQRPRAAIIRDAIDAYIAQHKRAHADTVFGLWKDRAADGLTYQEALRSEW, from the coding sequence ATGAGCCGCATCCTGATCGACCTGTCGAATGGCCAGCTCGACGAGCTGGCCGCCATCGTCGAAACTGAGCAACGCCCTCGCGCCGCGATCATCCGCGATGCGATCGACGCGTATATCGCGCAGCACAAGCGAGCGCATGCCGACACCGTATTCGGCCTGTGGAAGGATCGCGCGGCCGACGGGCTCACTTATCAGGAGGCACTGCGTTCAGAATGGTAA
- the glmS gene encoding glutamine--fructose-6-phosphate transaminase (isomerizing) yields MCGIVGASGLKNQVPQLVNALSRLEYRGYDSCGIAVLRDGHLRSERTLRRVADLQDRVLTLGLEGQTCIAHTRWATHGAPSEMNAHPIMSGDTIAVVHNGIIENHDELRAELRQRGYTFRGETDTEVIAHLIHSVYRDDLFDAVVRAVKRLHGAYAIAVLSAREPQRLVAARAGSPLVIGIGADQNYLASDCAALGDLTDRFVYLEDGDVALITPERIDVVDSVGADAKRPLCEVKARADDAALGPYQHFMQKEIFEQPKAIAATIDGIDTISPALFGGSDSARALLSRARSVLLLGCGTSYYAGLTAKYWLESIAGIPAQVEIASEYRYRETVPDPRTLVVGISQSGETADTIGAIERARGMGQDMSMAICNVATSSIARAAPLCFLTRAGIELGVASTKAFTTQLVALFLLTLTLAQQRGRLDAAQVATHLKKLHELPDRIGHALALETQIMGWAAKFARTENALFLGRGIHYPIALEGALKLKEVSYIHAEGYPAGELKHGPLALVTSAMPVVTIAPDDRLFQKLKSNMAEVRARGGRLYVLAGHQLEIDADRDTHLIRVRESGDALSPIVNVIALQLLAYHVGCARGADVDKPRNLAKSVTVE; encoded by the coding sequence ATGTGCGGAATCGTCGGAGCAAGCGGCCTGAAGAATCAGGTGCCGCAACTGGTCAATGCGCTGAGCCGGCTCGAGTATCGCGGCTACGATTCGTGCGGCATCGCCGTGTTGCGTGACGGACATCTGCGCAGCGAACGGACGCTGCGCCGCGTGGCGGACCTGCAGGACCGCGTGCTGACGCTTGGCCTCGAAGGCCAGACGTGCATCGCGCATACGCGCTGGGCGACGCATGGCGCACCGTCCGAAATGAACGCGCACCCGATCATGTCGGGCGACACGATCGCGGTCGTGCACAACGGGATCATCGAAAACCACGACGAACTGCGCGCCGAACTGCGGCAACGCGGCTACACGTTCCGCGGCGAGACCGACACCGAGGTGATCGCGCACCTGATCCACAGCGTGTATCGCGACGATCTGTTCGATGCGGTCGTGCGCGCGGTCAAGCGGCTGCACGGCGCCTATGCGATCGCCGTGCTGAGCGCGCGCGAGCCGCAGCGGCTGGTCGCCGCGCGCGCCGGCTCGCCGCTCGTGATCGGCATCGGCGCGGACCAGAATTATCTGGCGTCCGACTGCGCGGCGCTCGGCGACCTGACCGACCGCTTCGTCTATCTGGAAGACGGCGACGTCGCGCTGATCACGCCGGAACGCATCGACGTGGTCGATTCGGTCGGCGCCGACGCGAAGCGTCCGCTGTGCGAGGTCAAGGCACGCGCCGACGATGCCGCGCTCGGCCCGTACCAGCATTTCATGCAGAAGGAAATCTTCGAGCAGCCGAAGGCGATCGCGGCCACGATCGACGGCATCGACACGATCTCGCCCGCGCTATTCGGCGGCAGCGACAGCGCGCGCGCGTTGCTGTCGAGAGCAAGAAGCGTGCTGCTGCTGGGTTGCGGCACCAGCTACTACGCGGGCCTGACCGCGAAATACTGGCTCGAGAGCATCGCCGGCATTCCCGCGCAGGTCGAGATCGCAAGCGAATACCGCTACCGCGAGACGGTGCCCGATCCGCGCACGCTGGTGGTTGGCATCTCCCAATCCGGCGAGACCGCCGACACGATCGGCGCGATCGAGCGCGCGCGCGGGATGGGCCAGGACATGTCGATGGCGATCTGCAACGTGGCGACCAGCTCGATCGCGCGCGCGGCGCCGCTGTGCTTCCTGACGCGCGCCGGCATCGAGCTCGGCGTCGCGTCGACCAAGGCATTCACGACGCAGCTCGTCGCGCTGTTCCTGCTGACGCTGACGCTCGCACAGCAGCGCGGCAGGCTCGACGCCGCGCAAGTCGCGACGCACCTGAAGAAGCTGCACGAACTGCCCGACCGCATCGGCCACGCACTCGCGCTGGAAACGCAGATCATGGGCTGGGCCGCGAAATTCGCGCGCACCGAAAACGCACTGTTCCTCGGCCGCGGCATTCACTACCCGATCGCGCTGGAAGGTGCGCTGAAGCTCAAGGAAGTGTCGTACATCCACGCGGAAGGCTATCCGGCCGGCGAACTGAAGCACGGGCCCCTCGCGCTGGTCACGAGCGCGATGCCGGTCGTGACCATCGCGCCGGACGATCGCCTGTTCCAGAAGCTGAAGTCCAACATGGCCGAGGTCCGCGCGCGCGGCGGAAGGCTCTACGTGCTCGCAGGCCATCAACTCGAGATCGACGCCGACCGCGACACGCACCTGATCCGCGTGCGCGAATCGGGCGACGCGCTGTCGCCGATCGTCAACGTGATCGCGTTGCAGCTGCTGGCGTATCACGTCGGCTGCGCGCGCGGCGCCGACGTCGACAAGCCGCGCAATCTCGCGAAATCGGTCACGGTCGAATGA
- the ahpC gene encoding alkyl hydroperoxide reductase subunit C produces MPIINTRIKPFKATAYHNGDFVPVTEENFKGKWSVVVFYPADFTFVCPTELGDLADRYDEFQKLGVEIYGVSTDTHFTHKAWHDTSDTIGKIKYPMIGDPTLTLSRNFDVLIEEEGMALRGTFVINPEGEIKLCEIHDNGIGRDAGELLRKVQAAQYIAAHPGEVCPAKWTPGAETLTPSLDLIGKI; encoded by the coding sequence ATGCCGATCATCAACACCCGGATCAAACCGTTCAAGGCAACCGCATACCACAACGGCGACTTCGTGCCCGTGACCGAAGAGAACTTCAAGGGCAAGTGGTCCGTCGTCGTGTTCTACCCGGCCGACTTCACGTTCGTCTGCCCGACCGAGCTCGGCGATCTCGCCGACCGCTACGACGAATTCCAGAAGCTGGGCGTCGAAATCTACGGCGTGTCGACCGATACGCACTTCACGCACAAGGCATGGCACGACACGTCGGACACGATCGGCAAGATCAAGTACCCGATGATCGGCGACCCGACGCTCACGCTGTCGCGCAACTTCGACGTGCTGATCGAGGAAGAAGGGATGGCGCTGCGCGGCACGTTCGTGATCAACCCGGAAGGCGAGATCAAGCTGTGCGAAATCCACGACAACGGCATCGGCCGCGACGCAGGCGAACTGCTGCGCAAGGTGCAGGCTGCGCAATACATTGCGGCGCACCCGGGTGAAGTGTGCCCGGCCAAGTGGACGCCCGGCGCCGAAACGCTGACCCCGTCGCTCGACCTGATCGGCAAGATCTGA
- the pgaC gene encoding poly-beta-1,6-N-acetyl-D-glucosamine synthase yields the protein MNSHSIIQRVQDFVFYYPFFMSYLWMIGGVVHYFLLEEGRVLSTRTIASSGIPKVSIVVPCFNEAANARSVIRHLNAMDYPNYDIIAVNDGSKDRTGEILNELAVEIPRLLVIHHARNEGKAVGLTTAAAVSNAEYLLCIDGDALLAHDAIGWMLEHFLTDPGVGAVTGNPRIRTRTSLLGRMQVGEFSSIVGLIKRTQQVYGRIFTVSGVITMFRKTALADVGYWSSDMLTEDIDISWKLQCRDWRVVYEPHALSWILMPETVKGLYRQRLRWSKGGIQVLLKYAGTLMRPTQMMMWPLFVEYLIGIAWAYAMSFILLLALIDLFYPLPPNWHVSVVPHWHGMLLVATCILQLIIGSMIDRRYDEKLLMYFLDTIWYPVAFWLITMITTVVALPAVVLRGRGKRAVWVSPDRGIQHEERADY from the coding sequence ATGAACTCCCACAGCATCATCCAGCGCGTGCAGGACTTCGTCTTCTACTATCCGTTCTTCATGTCGTATCTGTGGATGATCGGCGGCGTCGTGCATTACTTCCTGCTCGAGGAGGGTCGCGTATTGTCGACACGCACGATCGCGTCGAGCGGCATTCCGAAGGTCTCGATCGTCGTGCCGTGCTTCAACGAGGCCGCGAACGCGCGCAGCGTGATTCGCCACCTGAACGCGATGGACTACCCGAACTACGACATCATCGCGGTCAACGACGGCAGCAAGGACCGCACCGGCGAGATTCTGAACGAGCTGGCCGTCGAGATTCCGCGCCTTCTCGTCATCCATCACGCACGCAACGAAGGCAAGGCGGTCGGGCTCACGACGGCGGCGGCGGTATCGAACGCGGAGTACCTTCTCTGCATCGACGGCGACGCGCTGCTCGCGCATGACGCGATCGGCTGGATGCTCGAACATTTCCTGACCGATCCGGGCGTCGGCGCGGTGACCGGCAATCCGCGCATCCGCACGCGCACGTCGCTGCTCGGGCGCATGCAGGTCGGCGAATTCTCGTCGATCGTCGGGCTGATCAAGCGCACGCAGCAGGTGTACGGCCGCATCTTCACGGTGTCGGGCGTGATCACGATGTTCCGCAAGACCGCGCTCGCCGACGTCGGCTACTGGAGCTCGGACATGCTGACCGAGGACATCGACATCAGCTGGAAGCTGCAGTGCCGGGACTGGCGCGTCGTCTACGAGCCGCACGCGCTCAGCTGGATCCTGATGCCGGAAACGGTGAAGGGGCTTTACCGGCAGCGGCTGCGCTGGTCGAAGGGCGGCATCCAGGTGCTGCTCAAGTACGCGGGCACGCTGATGCGGCCCACGCAGATGATGATGTGGCCGCTCTTCGTCGAGTACCTGATCGGCATCGCATGGGCGTACGCGATGTCGTTCATCCTGCTGCTCGCGCTGATCGACCTGTTCTACCCGCTTCCGCCGAACTGGCACGTGTCCGTGGTACCGCACTGGCACGGAATGCTGCTGGTCGCGACCTGCATCCTGCAGCTGATCATCGGCAGCATGATCGATCGTCGTTACGACGAAAAACTCCTGATGTACTTCCTTGACACCATCTGGTACCCCGTAGCGTTCTGGTTGATCACCATGATCACCACCGTCGTCGCCCTGCCCGCCGTCGTACTGCGGGGCCGCGGCAAGCGCGCCGTGTGGGTCAGTCCCGACCGAGGCATTCAACATGAAGAACGCGCCGATTATTGA
- a CDS encoding type II toxin-antitoxin system VapC family toxin codes for MVNALFDTNILIDYLGGVEAARGELARYEYRAISMVTWMEVLVGATATDDAAIRAWLSSFDIIPLDGIVASRAVAIRKERRIRLPDAIVWASAQVNGLLLVSRNTKDFPVTEPGIRAPYQL; via the coding sequence ATGGTAAATGCCCTCTTCGACACCAACATCCTGATCGACTATCTCGGTGGTGTGGAGGCCGCGCGCGGCGAGCTTGCCCGCTACGAGTATCGCGCGATCAGCATGGTGACCTGGATGGAAGTCCTGGTTGGCGCAACGGCAACCGACGACGCCGCGATCCGCGCGTGGCTGTCGTCGTTCGACATCATCCCGCTCGACGGCATCGTGGCGAGTCGCGCGGTAGCGATCCGCAAGGAACGCCGCATTCGGTTGCCCGACGCGATCGTGTGGGCGTCCGCGCAGGTGAACGGGCTGCTGCTCGTATCGCGCAACACGAAGGATTTTCCCGTCACCGAACCCGGCATCCGGGCGCCCTATCAGCTGTAG
- a CDS encoding branched-chain amino acid ABC transporter substrate-binding protein → MKIAFLTASLAFSAATLSVAVPAVAQSAPQTILIGLAAPLTGPSARIGKDLQNGAQLAIDDANAKHPSIGGKPVVYKLVAADDQSDPRTAVAVAQQLVDQHVIGVVGHWNTGCSVPASRVYRDAGIPQIAPASTGHQYTQQGYATAFRIMGHDDAGGNFTGAYAVKTLKAKRIAVIDDRTSFGAGLAEQFIKGVQANGGTIVDRQYVNDKTTDFSGVLTAIKGKRADLVFFGGLDAQAAPIARRMRQLGVSAPLLGAGGFVSQTFLSLAGKDGDGVTALEPGLPLDRMPGGNAFDAQYRARFHAPIELHAPFAYDAAATLIAAAQKAGTTQPAKLVAAVRATDRPGVTGRVAFDREGNLKDPAFTIYQVRGGKWAVVDVLGGARTATQ, encoded by the coding sequence ATGAAAATCGCCTTCCTCACCGCCAGCCTCGCGTTCTCCGCAGCCACGCTGAGCGTCGCCGTGCCCGCGGTCGCGCAATCCGCACCGCAAACGATCCTGATCGGTCTCGCTGCGCCGCTCACCGGCCCGTCCGCGCGGATCGGCAAGGACTTGCAGAACGGCGCGCAGCTCGCGATCGACGACGCGAACGCGAAGCATCCGAGCATCGGCGGCAAGCCCGTTGTCTACAAGCTTGTAGCGGCGGACGACCAATCCGATCCGCGCACGGCCGTCGCGGTCGCGCAGCAGCTCGTCGACCAGCACGTGATTGGCGTCGTCGGTCACTGGAACACCGGCTGCAGCGTGCCTGCGTCGCGCGTCTACCGCGATGCCGGCATTCCGCAGATCGCGCCGGCATCCACCGGCCACCAGTACACGCAGCAGGGCTACGCAACGGCGTTCCGCATCATGGGTCACGACGATGCGGGCGGCAATTTCACCGGCGCGTATGCGGTGAAGACGCTGAAGGCGAAGCGCATCGCGGTGATCGACGATCGCACGTCGTTCGGCGCGGGGCTCGCCGAGCAGTTCATCAAGGGCGTGCAGGCGAATGGCGGCACGATCGTCGATCGCCAGTACGTCAACGACAAGACCACCGACTTCAGCGGCGTACTGACCGCGATCAAGGGCAAGCGCGCGGATCTCGTGTTCTTCGGCGGGCTCGATGCGCAGGCAGCGCCGATCGCGCGCCGCATGCGCCAGCTCGGCGTGAGCGCGCCGCTGCTCGGCGCCGGCGGGTTCGTCAGCCAGACCTTCCTGTCGCTCGCCGGCAAGGACGGCGATGGCGTAACCGCGCTCGAACCCGGCCTGCCGCTCGACCGGATGCCGGGCGGCAACGCGTTCGACGCGCAATACCGCGCGCGCTTTCACGCGCCGATCGAATTGCACGCACCGTTCGCGTACGACGCGGCCGCCACGCTGATCGCTGCCGCGCAGAAGGCTGGCACGACACAGCCCGCGAAGCTGGTCGCGGCGGTGCGTGCAACCGACCGGCCGGGGGTCACGGGCCGGGTCGCATTCGACCGCGAAGGCAACCTGAAGGACCCGGCATTCACGATCTATCAGGTGCGCGGCGGCAAGTGGGCCGTCGTCGACGTGCTCGGCGGCGCGCGCACCGCAACGCAATAA
- a CDS encoding c-type cytochrome, whose amino-acid sequence MLKRQWFSLLLLTVCLMATHAYAQGTLELDTDGTPRVLTRQALLARADATDIHVPRDIAYGRPMTFRAVPFAALLGDTSLPADGVLETRAADGFAAQLPLDFARRRAPAGAVAWLAIEDPAHPWPALPGKSVSAGPFYLVWVGPDASSVRGEQWPYQIVRIAIESSPLARWPSLAVDPSLPANDPARAGQRLFVTQCLACHRIDGAGSSQAGPDLNAPMNPVDYFQPAALRRYIRNPASVRDWPGRVMPAFPPDQLSDRELDQIVAYLAYVARRKAAK is encoded by the coding sequence ATGCTGAAGCGCCAATGGTTTTCGCTGTTGCTGCTGACGGTGTGCCTGATGGCCACGCACGCGTACGCGCAGGGCACGCTAGAACTCGACACCGATGGCACGCCGCGCGTGCTGACACGGCAAGCGCTGCTCGCGCGCGCCGACGCGACGGACATCCACGTGCCGCGCGACATCGCTTACGGTCGGCCGATGACGTTTCGCGCGGTGCCGTTCGCGGCGCTGCTGGGCGACACGTCGCTGCCGGCGGACGGCGTACTGGAGACACGCGCGGCCGACGGTTTCGCCGCACAACTGCCACTGGATTTCGCACGCCGGCGTGCGCCGGCCGGCGCCGTTGCGTGGCTGGCGATCGAGGACCCGGCGCACCCTTGGCCGGCACTGCCGGGCAAGTCGGTCAGCGCAGGGCCGTTCTATCTCGTGTGGGTCGGCCCGGACGCGTCGTCGGTGCGCGGCGAGCAATGGCCCTACCAGATCGTGCGCATCGCGATCGAATCTTCGCCGCTCGCACGCTGGCCGTCGCTCGCGGTCGATCCGTCGCTGCCGGCGAACGACCCGGCCCGCGCGGGCCAGCGGCTGTTCGTCACGCAATGTCTCGCGTGCCACCGCATCGATGGCGCAGGCAGCAGCCAGGCCGGCCCCGACCTGAACGCGCCGATGAATCCGGTCGACTACTTCCAGCCCGCCGCACTGCGTCGCTACATCCGCAATCCGGCGTCGGTGCGCGACTGGCCGGGCCGCGTGATGCCGGCGTTCCCGCCCGACCAGTTGAGCGACCGCGAACTCGACCAGATCGTCGCTTACCTCGCGTACGTCGCGCGGCGCAAGGCCGCCAAATAA
- a CDS encoding LysR substrate-binding domain-containing protein — translation MKNIEQLPHDPPLRAVRAFEAFARLGSVTAAAHELDITPSAVSHQLQLLEAFIQTPLTVREGRLLALTDEGRDYYRSISAAFSVLRSATRFVRDRSSLRQITISLIPLLGIGWFIPRLHAFLAENTDVDVTVLYAHHRNYRSDASDLSIRFGTGDWPGYRCERLLPGAMVPMCSPSFLKRHGPFRTPADLAHAPLVHDEDRSTWVNWLQGAGVRHVSHAVGPMFEDGQLTLSAARADLGAALLRAPLVQRELASGELVQLFDHALDDGRDYYLCTRDDADTPDGARRLAEWLRRMAA, via the coding sequence ATGAAAAATATCGAACAATTGCCGCACGATCCGCCGTTGCGAGCCGTCCGCGCGTTCGAGGCATTCGCGCGCCTCGGCTCGGTCACGGCGGCCGCGCACGAGCTCGACATCACGCCGTCCGCGGTCAGCCATCAGTTGCAGTTGCTGGAAGCGTTCATCCAGACGCCGCTGACCGTGCGCGAGGGCCGCCTGCTCGCGCTTACCGACGAAGGCCGCGACTACTACCGCTCGATCAGCGCCGCGTTCTCGGTGCTGCGCAGCGCGACGCGCTTCGTGCGCGACCGCTCGTCGCTGCGGCAGATCACGATCAGCCTGATCCCGCTGCTCGGCATAGGCTGGTTCATCCCGCGGCTGCACGCGTTCCTCGCCGAGAACACCGACGTGGACGTGACCGTGCTGTATGCACATCACCGCAACTACCGAAGCGATGCGTCGGACCTGTCGATCCGTTTCGGCACCGGCGACTGGCCCGGCTATCGCTGCGAGCGGCTGCTGCCGGGTGCGATGGTGCCGATGTGCAGCCCGTCGTTCCTGAAGCGCCACGGGCCTTTCCGCACGCCTGCCGATCTCGCGCACGCGCCGCTCGTGCACGACGAGGATCGCAGCACATGGGTCAACTGGCTGCAGGGCGCCGGCGTGCGGCATGTGTCGCATGCGGTGGGACCGATGTTCGAGGACGGGCAACTGACGCTGAGCGCAGCACGCGCGGATCTCGGTGCGGCGCTGCTGCGCGCACCGCTGGTCCAGCGCGAACTCGCGAGCGGCGAGCTCGTGCAGTTGTTCGACCACGCGCTCGACGACGGACGCGATTACTACCTGTGCACGCGCGACGATGCCGACACGCCCGACGGTGCGAGGCGCCTGGCCGAATGGTTGAGGCGAATGGCCGCCTGA
- a CDS encoding L-2-amino-thiazoline-4-carboxylic acid hydrolase, which produces MTDTIRESAAAPEDTRLGILARRRIEAEIIKPIYEIMKREFGTERAQAVIAEAVRGAAVDAGRAFAAQEPEGTSVQSFIALQVLWEKDDALDVEVRRADDAHYDYDVHRCSYAQMYHAMGLGEIGHLLSCARDSYFIEGYDPRIALTRTSTIMQGGKRCDFRYALQPAPRNDAPEAGDA; this is translated from the coding sequence ATGACCGACACGATTCGCGAATCCGCCGCGGCGCCGGAGGACACGCGCCTCGGCATCCTCGCACGGCGGCGCATCGAAGCGGAAATCATCAAGCCGATCTACGAAATCATGAAGCGCGAATTCGGCACCGAGCGCGCACAGGCCGTGATCGCTGAGGCCGTGCGCGGCGCGGCCGTCGACGCGGGCCGCGCGTTTGCGGCTCAGGAGCCTGAAGGCACGAGCGTGCAGTCGTTCATCGCATTGCAGGTGCTGTGGGAGAAGGACGACGCGCTCGACGTCGAGGTGCGCCGCGCGGACGACGCGCACTACGACTACGACGTGCACCGTTGCAGCTACGCGCAGATGTATCACGCGATGGGGCTCGGCGAGATCGGCCATCTGCTGAGCTGCGCACGCGACAGCTACTTCATCGAGGGCTACGATCCGCGCATCGCGCTGACGCGCACGAGCACGATCATGCAGGGCGGCAAGCGCTGCGATTTCCGCTATGCGTTGCAGCCCGCGCCGCGCAACGACGCACCGGAGGCCGGCGATGCGTGA